Proteins from one Halogeometricum sp. S1BR25-6 genomic window:
- a CDS encoding universal stress protein: MYDAILVPTDGSEHAGRAARQAGYLAELFDATVHLLSVVDVQAAAGAFNAGGVDKAFTDRLEAEGERAVEAAEAEMAGVDAVRTAVVRGRPDKVILNYADENDVDLVVMGTHGRTGLTRYVAGSVTERVLRLSDVPVLTVRATDEGEAGGYEEVLVPTDGSEYAEAAVDHGLAVAEAAGARVHAVNVVDLGGMTASATYGLPEDIIARIEADGEEATDEVASRARERGLEAVTDVRRGSAARTLLDYVDREDIDLVVMGTAGRTGLDRYLLGSTTEGLVRRSEAPVLAVNARNRTSESSKSKSE; encoded by the coding sequence ATGTACGACGCCATCCTCGTTCCGACCGACGGAAGCGAACACGCGGGTCGTGCCGCCCGGCAGGCCGGCTACCTCGCGGAACTGTTCGACGCGACGGTGCACCTCCTCAGCGTCGTCGACGTTCAGGCGGCCGCCGGGGCGTTCAACGCGGGCGGCGTGGATAAAGCGTTCACCGACCGGTTGGAGGCCGAGGGCGAACGCGCCGTCGAGGCGGCGGAGGCCGAGATGGCGGGTGTCGACGCGGTCCGGACCGCGGTGGTCCGCGGCCGACCCGACAAGGTGATCCTGAACTACGCCGACGAGAACGACGTCGACCTCGTGGTGATGGGAACGCACGGGCGGACGGGACTGACGCGCTACGTCGCCGGGAGCGTGACGGAACGCGTGCTCAGACTGTCCGACGTTCCCGTGCTGACGGTGCGAGCGACCGATGAGGGCGAAGCGGGCGGCTACGAGGAGGTACTCGTCCCGACGGACGGGAGCGAGTACGCCGAGGCGGCCGTCGACCACGGCCTCGCCGTCGCCGAGGCGGCCGGGGCGCGCGTCCACGCGGTGAACGTCGTCGACCTCGGCGGGATGACGGCGAGCGCTACCTACGGACTCCCCGAGGACATCATCGCTCGCATCGAGGCCGACGGCGAGGAAGCGACCGACGAGGTGGCTTCGCGGGCGCGCGAGCGAGGTCTCGAAGCCGTCACCGACGTTCGGCGCGGGTCGGCCGCGCGGACGCTGTTGGACTACGTCGACCGGGAGGACATCGACCTCGTGGTGATGGGGACGGCGGGTCGGACCGGACTGGACCGGTACCTGCTCGGGAGCACGACCGAAGGACTCGTCCGCCGCTCCGAGGCGCCCGTGCTGGCGGTCAACGCGCGGAACCGGACGTCGGAGTCGTCGAAATCGAAGTCGGAGTAG
- a CDS encoding IclR family transcriptional regulator: MKPRRTGDTLQTTDISLRVVEHVTELDGATLAELTAETGLAKSTVHNHLKTLSQYGYLNREGDTYHVGVKLYHLGNYARKRHEAYEVARAVVPELADETQLEADFTVEENGRIVSLYDVSTFSDTASSLVDSRLFHVHSTASGKSILSEYSEERVRAILDRWGLPAQTERTITDADELVEELEAVRERGHATSFGEAIEGMWAIGVPVTGPDGTVCGSINVCAPTYAHDESRERAVVDALDEKAAVFERRLAEQGT; encoded by the coding sequence ATGAAGCCGCGCAGAACCGGAGATACGCTCCAGACGACCGATATTTCGCTCCGGGTCGTCGAACACGTCACCGAACTCGACGGCGCGACGCTCGCCGAACTGACCGCGGAGACGGGGTTGGCGAAGAGCACCGTCCACAACCACCTGAAGACTCTCTCACAGTACGGCTATCTGAACCGCGAGGGCGACACCTACCACGTCGGCGTGAAACTCTACCACCTTGGGAACTACGCGCGAAAGCGGCACGAAGCCTACGAGGTGGCCAGAGCGGTCGTGCCGGAACTGGCCGACGAGACGCAACTGGAGGCGGACTTCACCGTCGAGGAGAACGGTCGCATCGTCTCGCTGTACGACGTGTCGACGTTCTCGGACACCGCTTCCTCGCTCGTGGACAGCCGACTGTTCCACGTCCACAGCACCGCCTCGGGCAAGTCCATCCTCTCGGAGTACTCAGAGGAGCGAGTCCGAGCGATACTCGACCGGTGGGGGCTTCCCGCACAGACGGAACGCACCATCACCGACGCCGACGAACTCGTGGAGGAACTCGAAGCCGTCAGGGAACGGGGGCACGCCACGAGTTTCGGGGAGGCCATCGAGGGGATGTGGGCGATAGGCGTCCCCGTTACGGGACCGGACGGGACGGTGTGCGGTTCGATCAACGTCTGCGCGCCGACCTACGCCCACGACGAGTCGAGAGAGCGCGCCGTGGTGGACGCACTCGACGAGAAGGCCGCCGTCTTCGAACGGCGACTCGCCGAGCAGGGGACGTGA
- a CDS encoding aldo/keto reductase, with protein sequence MQTRTFGRTGHDSTVATFGAIALNWLEQEGADQMVELVLDRGVNHFDVAPTYGDAELKLGPKLRQHREEIFLGCKTQERDYDGARRKLERSLDRLGVEKIDLYQVHGLEYEEELDEITSDGGALGAFRDAKDEGLIDHIGLTSHGSPGLILDAVDRIDDLESLMFPLNPVVAGKDGEEHDYEAVLERADEEGIGTLGIKAFAKGSWPSTEELPEEDRPYANWYEPVGAPDEIRERFDFAAAQGLTSVVSPGDPKLVAMVLDAAARYDGMDEAAQRSLIERLRGEDSPVPEQLHH encoded by the coding sequence ATGCAAACGCGCACATTCGGGCGGACGGGCCACGACAGCACCGTCGCGACGTTCGGTGCGATAGCGCTCAACTGGCTCGAACAGGAGGGGGCCGACCAGATGGTGGAACTCGTCCTCGACCGCGGGGTGAACCACTTCGACGTGGCGCCGACGTACGGCGACGCGGAACTGAAACTCGGACCGAAACTCCGGCAGCACCGCGAGGAGATATTCCTGGGCTGCAAGACCCAAGAGCGGGACTACGACGGCGCGCGGCGGAAACTCGAACGCTCGCTGGACCGCCTGGGCGTCGAGAAGATAGACCTCTACCAGGTCCACGGACTGGAGTACGAGGAGGAACTGGACGAGATAACGAGCGACGGGGGGGCGCTCGGAGCGTTCCGCGACGCGAAAGACGAGGGGTTGATAGACCACATCGGACTGACGAGCCACGGGTCGCCGGGGCTGATTCTGGACGCCGTCGACCGCATCGACGACCTCGAATCGCTGATGTTCCCGCTCAACCCGGTCGTCGCCGGGAAGGACGGCGAGGAGCACGACTACGAGGCCGTGTTGGAACGCGCCGACGAGGAGGGAATCGGCACGCTCGGCATCAAGGCGTTCGCGAAGGGGTCGTGGCCGTCGACGGAGGAGTTACCCGAGGAGGACCGACCGTACGCGAACTGGTACGAACCGGTCGGCGCACCCGACGAGATTCGAGAGCGGTTCGACTTCGCCGCCGCGCAGGGTTTGACGAGCGTCGTCTCGCCCGGCGACCCGAAACTCGTCGCGATGGTGCTCGACGCCGCTGCCCGCTACGACGGGATGGACGAGGCCGCCCAGCGGTCGCTCATCGAGCGACTCCGCGGCGAGGACAGCCCCGTCCCCGAGCAGCTCCACCACTAA